One Paracoccus sp. SCSIO 75233 genomic window carries:
- a CDS encoding WYL domain-containing protein produces MPFEDLKHAQRARLKYLDRLFFWDGAATRASLIKRFGISNAQAALDFRAYLAEAPKDALHYDASSRQYLAHDSFERLSGKASSMELEQLLVGAPFSAFDRLPDLQRTQDLRVLRPLYRAFRAKEATSIVYQSMRDPEPMTRWIAPVRFASDGVRLHVRAWCFEREGFRDFHPARIDPDQSFARTKPAEAVPRDDDWFTWAILKLKPHSRLTEAQQRVVRIEFGFTSDVLAARTRKALELYTERRWGLEQKEPRLERVSIDYVPMTEEEIDAN; encoded by the coding sequence ATGCCCTTCGAAGACCTCAAACACGCCCAACGTGCGCGCCTGAAGTATCTCGACAGATTGTTTTTCTGGGACGGGGCAGCGACTCGCGCTTCCTTGATCAAGCGATTTGGTATTTCGAATGCACAGGCCGCTCTCGATTTTCGCGCTTACCTCGCTGAAGCGCCAAAAGACGCACTGCATTATGATGCGTCGTCGCGCCAATACCTTGCCCATGACAGCTTTGAACGGCTCAGTGGCAAGGCGTCCTCGATGGAGTTGGAGCAACTCTTGGTTGGCGCACCATTTTCCGCATTCGATAGATTGCCAGATTTGCAACGCACTCAGGACCTGCGTGTCTTACGGCCGCTCTACCGTGCCTTCAGGGCGAAAGAGGCAACGAGTATCGTTTATCAATCGATGCGAGATCCAGAACCGATGACTCGCTGGATTGCACCTGTTCGGTTCGCTTCTGATGGCGTTAGGCTTCACGTACGAGCCTGGTGTTTTGAACGTGAGGGTTTCCGTGACTTCCATCCTGCTCGCATAGACCCTGATCAGTCTTTCGCAAGAACCAAGCCAGCCGAGGCAGTGCCCCGAGATGACGATTGGTTCACTTGGGCCATCCTGAAACTCAAACCGCATTCAAGATTGACTGAGGCGCAGCAGCGCGTGGTCCGCATTGAATTTGGGTTCACCTCAGATGTGCTTGCGGCCAGAACCCGGAAAGCACTTGAGCTCTACACGGAACGCCGGTGGGGTCTTGAGCAAAAGGAACCTCGCCTTGAACGGGTCTCTATCGACTATGTCCCAATGACCGAGGAAGAGATCGATGCAAATTGA
- a CDS encoding IS6 family transposase, which translates to MAQHKNPFKRHRFPREIILLAVRWYCRYPLSCRDVRDLLAERGVTVDASTIHRWVRKFGPEIRKRAYGGHRSWRGQQWHVDETYIRVGGRWCYLWRAVDQLGQLIDFRLTARRSAKAARAFLRQARETVRLYQPLTIVTDKALSYAKVIGEINDRLGPEHTIRHVDRKYLNNRIESDHAAIKQRLRPMRGFQTMAGAKAALAGIETFRTIRKGQFESCRTGVENEIDFVAKLFPEAA; encoded by the coding sequence ATGGCACAGCACAAGAATCCGTTCAAGCGGCATCGTTTTCCTCGGGAGATCATCCTTCTAGCGGTGCGCTGGTACTGTCGCTACCCGCTGTCGTGCCGCGACGTCCGCGATTTGCTGGCCGAGCGCGGGGTGACAGTCGATGCCTCCACAATCCACCGCTGGGTCAGGAAGTTCGGCCCCGAGATCCGCAAACGGGCCTATGGTGGCCATCGTTCCTGGCGCGGGCAGCAGTGGCATGTCGATGAGACCTACATCCGCGTCGGTGGACGCTGGTGTTATCTATGGCGCGCCGTCGATCAGCTCGGCCAGTTGATCGATTTTCGGCTGACGGCGCGGCGATCTGCCAAGGCTGCAAGGGCGTTTCTGCGGCAAGCCCGAGAGACCGTTCGCCTGTATCAGCCCCTGACCATCGTCACTGACAAGGCGCTCAGCTATGCCAAGGTGATCGGCGAGATCAACGACCGGCTCGGGCCAGAGCACACAATCCGCCATGTCGATCGCAAGTACCTGAACAACCGGATTGAGAGCGATCATGCTGCAATAAAACAGCGGCTGCGGCCGATGCGTGGCTTCCAGACCATGGCCGGCGCCAAGGCCGCGCTCGCCGGGATCGAAACCTTCCGCACCATCCGCAAGGGTCAGTTCGAAAGCTGCAGGACCGGAGTTGAAAACGAGATCGACTTCGTCGCCAAACTCTTCCCGGAAGCCGCTTGA